One Parafrankia discariae DNA segment encodes these proteins:
- a CDS encoding P-II family nitrogen regulator: MKLVTAIVRPHRVDDVRAALTTYGVHGMTVSQVTGFGLELWRTQTYRGNAFHDESTSNIRLELVVADTDAPDVVNVIRRAAASTSSGAGKIWVLPVEGLARIRTGERGTDAL; encoded by the coding sequence ATGAAGCTGGTCACCGCGATCGTGCGGCCCCACCGCGTCGACGACGTGCGAGCAGCCCTGACAACCTACGGTGTTCATGGGATGACCGTCAGCCAGGTCACCGGATTCGGGCTGGAACTGTGGCGCACCCAGACCTACCGCGGGAACGCCTTCCATGACGAGTCAACCAGCAACATCCGGCTGGAGCTGGTGGTGGCGGACACCGACGCGCCCGACGTGGTGAACGTGATCCGGCGAGCGGCGGCGTCGACGTCCAGCGGGGCCGGCAAGATCTGGGTGCTCCCGGTGGAGGGCCTGGCCCGGATCCGGACCGGCGAGCGGGGGACCGACGCGCTGTGA